Within Scyliorhinus torazame isolate Kashiwa2021f chromosome 9, sScyTor2.1, whole genome shotgun sequence, the genomic segment GGAACAGGGTACACCCATCTAAATGCTCCCAAAACAGGActctttcatttccattaaatcgcacgctTGGGTGATTATTGGTCTGGATTTCGCCCAAAAAGCCAGCAGGAAATACCCCGCCAAACACGCCCAAAAGGACACTTGAGAAATTTCTTGATTGAATTCCGCCAAGAATCTtacaccattcagtccatcaggcCTGTGCCGGCTCTTTGGAAGAGTTCGCCAATTTTTCCTACTCCCCCGTTCTTTCCACATAACCCTGGAAGTCACCCCAGATTGGCCGCCTTTGACAGACATCTCGAACCGACTCACCTAACTGTATTCAACCAGAATATTCAACAAAGAAAAATAATATTGAAAAAGAAACAAAGCAGGAATTgaactggaaaggttttggagtgcTAATTGGTCACCCACCAGTAAACCTTTAAAGTGTCCATTTCTATTTCTATGTTTAACTGCACTCCAAACACATATGTCTCTGTCCCCAGAGGGTTCACTGCAGATTTCCTGTAGTTTCTTAATGCTACTAATGAGTTTAAAAACCTGCCAACTGTTTCAAGAATTTGCAATTAATTACACCAGTTTCCTGGCTGGAGTTGTTGTTACttctcccccaccactcccaccccatccccattccTGCAGGCTCATACTCAGGGCACACACAGCAATCAGCCAAGGGTGCGCCGGGGAAAAATGAGTTTAAGAAACAAACTGGGGATGGGACCGTTCAGCTTTTTTTCTAGATCTTTGTTGCTCgtctgtttcttggcatcagggATGAATGGCAACGCAGTCAGTAATCAGATACAGCAACCGTTCAGCAAGGCCATTTTGGAGATGTTACATATAAACACACTTACGTTTCCACGGCGTACAAAGCTTCACCCTTACATGAGACTGATCTATCAGCAACTTAGCTCCTCGGAGACCAAGGATTCAGCTGCCACTGAGGGAACTCTGGTCCAAAGCTTCCGGAGTATCAAAGGTACAATGTATTATGAATTAATTCTGTAGACAGCTTGCACGTCTCAATTCAAAACTACTTTAGTCAAACTTACTTACAGCATTAAATTCTCACTTTGCCTTGTTATACTGCGAACGATCGAGCACGGGTCCAGTTACATCCACACACGGAGGGAAGGAAGGAAAAGTTGGAGATTATGAAGTTGTTTATTTTGAATtactggatttttttttaaagcataaaACAATGACTGAATGATCAGGAGCACAATATATTAAAAACATCCGATGGCATCCACACTAAGTGGAACATTGAAACCTTTCTTGAAAATGGCAAAGGGGTCTCGTTTATGTTGCACAACAGACAAAATAGTTCATTACCAATCCCAACATTGTCTACTACTGAACACTGACTTGAAGACTCAAAAGGTTCTGATAAACCTGACATATACTACTTAGGGATTCAGTTTGATGTCACATCCAAACGGTGTCACCTCCAACAGTGTAacattccctccccactgcaccaaACAGCATTGAATCTGTGATTTtaaaaaattcgttcatgggatttgagtatcactggcaaagccagcatgtgtggcccatctctaattgcccttgaactgcgtggcttgctcggccatttcagaggacatataAGAGTCACCCATATTGCTGTGGGTAggaagttacatgtaggccagactaggtaaatcatagaatccctacagtgcagaaggaggtcatttggccgatcgagtctgcactgacccttcgaaagagcaccctacctaggtccaatcccccaccctatctctgtaaccccacccaaccattggacactaaggggcaatctggcatagccaatccacttagcctgcacaagacaacagatttcctttcctaaaggacattagtgaaccgggtgggtttttacaacaatcaatgatagttgtcattgtcgtattaaatggcagagcaggctagagaCCGAATATTCGTAggttctcctttgctgaattaTAAAATCTTCCCAATCTTCAATATTATAAGCCTCTTCCTTTAATCTAATATTTAACTCATGTGAGCCACAGTTGAGCAACTTTTCCTGTGTTTTTGTGTTGAAATCAATGATAGTTGCCATGGTCACTAcaactagttttatattccagatttaaattccatcagctgccttggtgggatttgaactgctgtccccagagcattagcctaggcCCTACATTACtatcccagtgacattaccattacccCACCATCTCCCCTTCCTAAAGCCTCTAGATACCCATGACCTTGTGACTCTGAGGTGAGAGTGCTACAACTGAGTAACTTGAAACATGAAAAACAAACATATCAGGGGGACATTTTCCCAATGCGATGGCCCTGTCCATGGATCTTAATGGCATAGCGAGATACCGGGGAggcacagtggaacagtggttagcactgctgcttcacagcaccagtgacccaggttaATTTGCAACCacaggtgactgcgtggagtttgcacgttctccccgtgtctgcatgggtttcctccgggtcccccaGTTTCCTCCTtccgtccaaagctgtgcaggttaggtggattagccatgctaaattgccccttcgtgtgtcCAAAGGTTACTGGGGGTTACATGATAGGGCGAGGCAATGGGCCTAGGGAacgtgctcttgcagagggtcgatgcagactcaatgggctgaatggcctccttcagcattgtaatgattctatgattctgtgaagtggAGAagtattggctagctgtaagaagacagagggtggtggttgatgggaagtgttcagcctggagttcagttactagtggtgtaccacaaggatctgttttggggccactgctgtttgttattttcataaatgaccaagaggagggcgtagaaggatgggttagtaaatttgcggatgacactaaagtcggtggagttgagacagtgcggaaggatgttgcaggttacagagggacatagataagctgcagagctgggctgagaagtggcaaatggagtttaatgcagaaaagtgtgaggtgattcattttggaaggagtaacaggaatacagagtactgggctaatggtaagattcttggtagtgtggataagcagagagatctcggtgtccatgtacatagatccctgaaagttgccacccaggttgatagggttgttaagaaggtgtaaggtgtgttagcttttattggtagggggattgagtttcggagccatgaggtcatgttgcagctgtacaaaactctggtgcagctacATTTGGAgttttgcatgcagttctggtcgctgcattataggaaggatgtggaagcattggaaagggtgcagaggagatttaccaggatgttgcctagtatggagggaagatcttatgaggaaaggctgagggacttgatgctgttttcgtcagagagaagaagattaagaggtgagttAATAGAGGCATAGAAGattatcagaggattagatagggtggacagtgagagcctttttccttgcatggtgatggctagcacgaggggccatagctttaaattgaggggggatagatataggacagatgtcagaggtaggttcttcactcagagagtagtaagggcgtggaatgccctggctgcaacagtagtggactcgccaacattgatgcacgatcaattactattaaaacgaggtagtaacataactgaaggctttaatagactagaactgttccccagcagctttggtacagaatgtgggctgctgggacggcaccggttcttataccccgcctgttagggcggagctacatacaaaacagccaatggtaaactcctaggtttaaccaatggtcttcagcctcttgggtactgcaatacctgataataccacattcaccccctgttagaaaagagtccggcggggatggtggccagtggttacaattgcatttcacatggtatgatcagatatggaggtaccgtgatacctccttacaggattgtagagaatatttacaatggtggaagatatatacattcagtgtttatttacagttacagatcggttatactgaagcaatcagtcggtcgggtggcctggtcgtcctcctggatcgtctgagccccggtggtgattccggtgggggtccgggcgtctgcgactccaggagcgtggcttcggcctccatggcagcttcgtcacccctagacggcgctggtggggcaaacggttgacaagaCAGAGGGGCGCCTGTagcgggcatcggtgggtgggagggcctaggcaggggcggcgggaggactgaccctcctgtgaggtgctgcggagggggggttgggggtggtggttcgggtgcgcgtgggattccgtcgggcgccaggtcccgtagggagactgtatcttgccggccttcagggaacgccacgtaggcgtactgggggttagcatgcagcaggtggaccctctcgaccaacgggtccgacttgtgcgcccgcacgtgttttcggagcaggatgggtccgggtgttgctagccaagtcgggagcgaggtcccggaggaggacttcctggggaaaacaaggagacgttcatgaggtgtctggttggtagttgtacagagcagcgaccgaatggcgtggagggcctccgggaggacttcttgccagtgggagacggggagtgtcctggaccatagggccagtaggacggtcttccagaccgttccattctccctctctacctgcccatttccctgggtgttgtaactggtcgtcctgcttgaggcaatgcccttgttgagcaggaattgacgcagttcgtcactcataaaggaggaccccctatcactgtgtatgtacgcggggaaaccgaacagtgtaaagatactctggagggccttgatgatggtggttgcggtcatgtatgggcaggggatggcgaatgggaaccgggagtactcgtcaatcacgttcaggaagtacgtgttgcggtcggtggaggggagggggcctttgaagtccatgctgaggcgttcaaagggacgggaagcctttatcagatgcgccctctctggccggtagaagtgcgatttgcactccgagcagatttggcagtccctggtggctgtcctgacctcctcgatggagtagggcaggttgcgggtcttaataaagtgaaaaaagcgagtgacccccgggtggcagaggtcctcgtggagggctcggaggcggtccacttgtgcggtggcacatgtgccgcggggcagggcaccaggaggcttgtttagcttcctgggacgatacaagatctcgtaattgtaggtggagagtccgatcctccaccgcaagatcttgtcgttttgttatcttgcctcgctgtgcattatcaaacatgaacgccaccgaccaaaggtcagtgaggagagtgaatctcctgccggccaggtaatgcctccaatgtcgcacagcttctcctatggcttgtgcctctttttcgaccgaggaatggcgaatttcggaagcatgaagggtacgggagaagaaggccacgggtctgcccgcttggttgagggtggaggccagagctacatcagacgcgtcgctctcgacctggaaggggagggactcatcgatggcgcgcatcatggcctttgcaatgtctgctttgatgcggctgaaggactgGGGACCTccatcaacagggggaaggttgtggactggattagtggacgggctttgtctgcgtagttagggacccactgggcgtaataactgaaaaacccgaggcagcgcttcagggccttggggcagtgggggagggggaactccatgagggggcgcatgcgttcagggttggggtctataactccatttcgcactacgtagccgagaatggctagacggtcagtgctaaatacgcatttatccttattatacgttaagttaaggattttagcggtctggagaaattttcggaggttagtgtcgtggtcctgctggtcatggccgcagatggtgacattatcgagatacggaaacgccgcgcgcaagccgtaccggtcaaccattcggtccatctcacgttggaagaccgaaaccccgttagtgacaccaaagggaacacttaaaaaatgatagagccgcccatctgctttgaagggagtgtgtttgcggtcactagtacggaggggtagttgtaggtaggcggacttgagatccaccgtggagaagaccttatattgcgcaatcctgtttaccaggtcggatatgcgggggagagggtacgcatccagctgcgtaaacctgttgatggtctgactgtagtcaatgaccatcctatgtttctccccggtctttaccaccactacttgagctctccagggactgttgctagcttcaatgaccccttccctcagtagcctttggacctctgacctgatgaaggtccggtcctgggcactgtaccatctgctcctggtgacgacgggtttgcaatccggggtgaggttcgcaaacagggaaggcgggtcgaccttaagggccgcaaggccgcagacagtaaggaggggtatagggccgccgaatttgaaagtcaggctttgcaaattacattggaaatccaaccccaggagtgtagctgcgcagaggtgcggcaggacatagaggcggaaattgttgaatttcctgccttggaccgcgaggtttgctaggcagaacccctttatctccatcgagtgtgaaccggaggccagggagattctttggttaacagggtgggtaacaagtgaacagcgccttaccgtgttggggtgtataaagctttccgtgctcccagagtcgatcaggcaggacgtctcctggccgttgatgaagaccgtcgtcgttgctgttgagagtatccaaggtcgattttggtccagagtcaccgaggccagatgaagtagttgtggGTTTTGATAGGGCAGCGTGTAGTCGCCcatgctggggtcctggggccccatccaagatggcgtctcccatgggtcacacatggtggtcggggatggacaaaatggcggcgcccatccgtccagcgtggtgtctgagGAACAAGATGGCCACGTCCGTGGGTCGCccttggccctaggataggggggtggcggtgagtgctggctgcctggggcccgaagagaagatTGCTGCGGCGGTCCAGAGACACCGCTGGAgatgcggccaccgctcgtgcctggcagacccccacaaaatggtccttcttgccgcaccctttgcaggtggaggtgcgggcccggcagcgctggcgggggtgcttcgcctgcccgcagaagaaacagcaagGCCCGACGGAGAtagcgggccatcttacagcgcaggcctgcggggacacggggaaagtctgtggggccgccgctgcgggatgccaggctgcccagggggccgccgcgcgatcgggcacgtaggattgcgcgtttctggaggcaacgtccatggaccctgccagggcccatgcctctctaagtcccagggtgtctttttctaagagccgctggcggatctctgaggagctcattcctgctacgaaggcatcccggattaggagttccatgtGCTTGTCCCCCGAAACttacgggcagccacagtttcttcccagcaccagtagcgcggggtagaactcctccaacgattccccgaggctttgccgtcttgttgtaagcaggtgacgtgcgtagacctgatttacagggcggatataatgtccttttaacagttcgatcgctgcatcgaagtcctccgcctcctcgatgagggtgtagatcccagggcttacccttgagtgcaggagatccagtttctgctcccctgagggtgtgcctccgaccatctcgaggtagcctttaaagcacgccagccagtgcttgaagatcgccgccgagttctccgcatgggggctgagttgcagacactccggcttgattcggagatccatcctttcagcttaagtagtagtctattaaattgatgcacgatcaattactattaaaacgaggtagtaacataactgaaggctttaatagactataactgttccccagcagcttcggtacagaatgagggctgctgggatggcaccggttcttataccctgcctgtcagggcggagctacaacagccaatggtaaactcctaggtttaaccaatggtcttcagcctctcgggtactgcaatacctgataataccacacattaagggcatttaaatggtcattggataaacatatggatgataatggaatagtgtagataggctttagattggtttcacaggtcggcgcaacatcgagggccgaagtgcctgtactgcactgtaatgttctattattCTATAGCTGAAGAGGTTACAATGGAAATGAGAATAAATAGTAATCTAATAAAGCAATCCAAATTCGGGTAAAGTAGTACTGAAGAGAATGAAATATTTGATCAAGATACAAGGATACTTCAATCTTGTTAATTTAATCCATATTTGACTTTGTTTCACCTTTTCACAATAATCTCTTGATTTACCTGAAATTTCTGCCAGTTAATTCAACTACAAACATTCTGCTGTTAACACGATGACAGCAACTGTAATGCATTGAAACATTCGAACAGCATGGATATGGAAATGCAGGAAAAGTAATGTTTTCACAAAGGAATCAAATACACCTCATGCTGATAAATTTCAATTGTTTTCGTTCACATTTACTTTAGTTCCCGAATACGACAATCCAGGATGGATATGGTTTAATATATCCAAGCTCAAGCCCTCCATGTTGGCAGCAGAACTGGTGCTACTGCGGAGAACTCTCCACCCAAAGTCGCTGACGGTCAACGTGACAATACATAATATTGGTTTGGAAGGGAACAACCTCAGCATTAGCGATCCACTGGACAAGAAGGTTTTGAATCTGAGTGAGTTGCCATCCTCTGGCTATGACACGTTTAACGTTTCCACTATCCTGAGGCAGTGGTCAGTGGATGCAATAGGATTTCAGTTCCAATTTACCGACGACAGTGGGAGTCTGGTATTGCACGACGCTCTGACTCAGAGCCTCTACTGCCTCGACACCAACTCCCAGGATGAACCACTGCTTGTGGCCCATCGCTTGACACTGTCCGTGGAAAATCCACGCAGCAGCAGGAACAGCCGGAGGAGCTCCAGGGAACAGAGGTGGAATCCTTCACCCAGCAGGGATATTTCCGAAGAGTGTAGCTTGCACCCACAGTACTTGAACTTACAGTCTTTGAAGTTAAGTGACTGGATCTTGGAACCACAGGGTTTCTACGCTAACGTCTGCAGGTAAGTCCTAAACCAGTACTGACTCCAGTATGATCCAAGTTGACTCTTTTGTGGAGGGAAACGGACCAATTCTTTGCTGTTTCGTATTTTAAATTTTTCTTTACAAACCTTCCCGCTTTCCAACCTCCATTCCCGTTCATCATCCATCACTTTGGAAAATACAAAATATCATGGCGTGAGGCACTCCTCACACTCTGCATCATAAAGCACAGAATGAATACCACCCAGTGTTCATGTGTCGGCCTTCTTGAAAGGGCTTTCAGGCTTAACTTGCTCCCCTGTTCTTTCACCACCGCTCTGTATTTTATCTTTTCAaattccttttcaagtatttaccaAGTTCCCTTTTGAAATTTACAGAAACTTAGAAGAAAACTTCAAAAACATTAGGTAGTAAGCCTCCAAAACGCCCTTTCTGGCTTCCCTGCTTAATACTGAACTTCAATGATGGAGCCTTTCACCAGTCTCCCATGAAGTGCCTCTCCTTGAGGTGATCTTTACTGCTGGCCACCACCAAATGATCAGTGAGGGATGTGTGACCCCTGCATGAGACTCCCATTCATTCACAGGCCATCATTTACCAT encodes:
- the LOC140429723 gene encoding bone morphogenetic protein 2; the encoded protein is MSLRNKLGMGPFSFFSRSLLLVCFLASGMNGNAVSNQIQQPFSKAILEMLHINTLTFPRRTKLHPYMRLIYQQLSSSETKDSAATEGTLVQSFRSIKVPEYDNPGWIWFNISKLKPSMLAAELVLLRRTLHPKSLTVNVTIHNIGLEGNNLSISDPLDKKVLNLSELPSSGYDTFNVSTILRQWSVDAIGFQFQFTDDSGSLVLHDALTQSLYCLDTNSQDEPLLVAHRLTLSVENPRSSRNSRRSSREQRWNPSPSRDISEECSLHPQYLNLQSLKLSDWILEPQGFYANVCRGHCFSSISDEDKTVTRNPAQGAVKQNVTASQRWYCIPQEYSSVSVMHATEFGDIFIESLKDMCVESCGCI